From the genome of Impatiens glandulifera chromosome 9, dImpGla2.1, whole genome shotgun sequence, one region includes:
- the LOC124914982 gene encoding nascent polypeptide-associated complex subunit beta-like yields the protein MNVEKLMKMAGAVRTGGKGSMRRKKKAVHKTTTTDDKRLQSTLKRIGVNAIPAIEEVNIFKDDVVIQFVNPKVQASIAANTWVVSGSPQTKKLQDILPGIINQLGPDNLDNLRKLAEQFQKQSPGAATIEEEEDDVPELVAGETFEAAAEEVQTKVDIN from the exons ATGAATGTGGAGAAGCTTATGAAGATGGCTGGTGCCGTTCGCACCGGTGGAAAGGGAAGCATGAGAAG GAAGAAGAAGGCCGTTCACAAGACAACAACAACAGATGATAAGAGGCTTCAAAGCACATTGAAAAGAATAGGGGTCAATGCCATCCCTGCCATTGAGGAAGTCAATATATTCAAGGATGATGTAGTTATTCAGTTTGTGAACCCCAAAG TTCAAGCTTCTATTGCTGCAAACACCTGGGTAGTCAGCGGTTCTCCTCAAACAAAGA AATTGCAGGATATTCTACCTGGAATCATTAACCAGTTGG GGCCTGATAACCTGGATAATTTGAGGAAATTGGCAGAGCAGTTCCAGAAGCAGTCACCTGGTGCAGCCActatagaagaagaagaagatgatgtcCCAGAATTAGTAGCAGGCGAAACCTTTGAAGCTGCAGCAGAGGAGGTCCAAACCAAGGTggatattaattaa